The following proteins come from a genomic window of Edaphobacter sp. 4G125:
- the pstS gene encoding phosphate ABC transporter substrate-binding protein PstS — translation MKKSMIAVGVLAIAAIGASAQNINGAGATFPYPIYSKWFNEYNHLHPNVKINYQSIGSGGGIRQVSDGVVDFGATDGPMSDEQIAASKVKTQHIPTVLGAVVPVYNIPGVNKDLNFSGDVIADIYLGKITKWNDGRIAKDNPGVSLPDKAILPVYRSDGSGTTYIFTDFLSKVSPDWSGKVGKNTSVKWPTGIGQKGNEGVAGMVRQSPYSFGYVELIYALQNKMSFGAVKNASGKFVKASTDGVTAAAAAAAKTMPADYRVSITNAPGATSYPISSFTWLLIPRHSNDAAKAKALKDFLGWMLEHGESEASGLSYASLPKQVQEMVRKTVAQLQ, via the coding sequence GTGAAAAAGAGCATGATTGCAGTGGGCGTGTTGGCGATAGCAGCCATCGGAGCCAGCGCCCAGAACATCAATGGAGCGGGAGCGACCTTTCCTTACCCGATCTATTCCAAGTGGTTCAACGAATACAACCATCTACATCCAAATGTAAAGATCAACTACCAATCGATTGGTTCGGGTGGCGGCATTCGTCAGGTTTCGGACGGAGTGGTCGATTTTGGTGCAACTGATGGCCCAATGAGCGACGAACAAATTGCCGCTTCGAAGGTCAAGACGCAGCATATTCCCACCGTTTTGGGAGCAGTCGTGCCGGTCTATAACATTCCAGGTGTAAACAAGGACCTTAACTTTTCTGGCGATGTGATTGCCGATATTTATCTTGGCAAGATCACCAAATGGAATGATGGGCGAATTGCAAAGGATAACCCTGGGGTTAGTCTGCCAGACAAGGCGATTCTTCCGGTATATCGTTCGGATGGAAGCGGTACGACGTATATCTTTACCGATTTTCTTTCCAAGGTGAGCCCAGATTGGTCCGGAAAGGTTGGGAAGAACACTTCTGTGAAGTGGCCTACTGGAATTGGTCAGAAAGGCAATGAAGGAGTTGCCGGAATGGTTCGGCAGTCTCCGTATTCTTTCGGCTACGTTGAGTTGATTTATGCCTTGCAGAATAAGATGTCGTTTGGCGCGGTGAAAAACGCTTCCGGCAAATTTGTAAAGGCCTCAACAGATGGCGTGACTGCTGCAGCCGCTGCTGCGGCAAAAACGATGCCCGCAGATTATCGTGTGTCGATTACGAATGCTCCGGGGGCAACTTCCTATCCGATCTCGAGCTTTACCTGGCTTCTGATTCCCCGGCATTCCAACGACGCCGCGAAGGCAAAGGCGCTGAAGGATTTTCTGGGATGGATGTTGGAGCACGGCGAGAGCGAAGCGTCTGGATTGAGCTATGCTTCCTTGCCTAAGCAGGTACAAGAAATGGTTCGCAAGACAGTCGCTCAGCTTCAATAG
- the pstC gene encoding phosphate ABC transporter permease subunit PstC, which translates to MSIHPQPGVPTPLQTIVSAPSGAGTGEMPSGPGPVSPIREFLRSRGSGRMGDSSFAVLMLICACSIFVIVIFIFWILIKNSHLSLNAFGWKFFTRGAWDPVSGDFGALPFIYGTLMTSILALIMAVPLALGVAIFLTELCPRPLRAPISFLTELLAAIPSVVYGLWAVFVLVPLMRDSLGPFLVKIFGWTGLFEGPNFGVGLLTASIILAIMILPIISSLTRDIMTAVPNSQREAVLALGATRWEMIRIGVLRNSRIGIVGAVMLGLGRALGETMAVTMVIGNHPDIAKSLFSPGYTLASVIANEFAEATGDLYYSALIEIGLALFLVTIVVNAVARLMVWAVTRGAPARAS; encoded by the coding sequence ATGAGTATTCATCCACAGCCGGGCGTTCCTACGCCGCTTCAAACAATCGTATCGGCTCCTTCAGGAGCAGGGACGGGTGAGATGCCTTCTGGTCCGGGTCCAGTCTCGCCTATTCGAGAGTTTTTGCGATCCCGCGGCAGCGGTCGGATGGGAGACAGTAGCTTTGCTGTCCTGATGCTCATCTGTGCTTGCAGCATCTTCGTCATTGTTATCTTTATCTTCTGGATTTTGATCAAGAACTCGCATCTTAGCCTGAATGCCTTTGGCTGGAAGTTTTTTACTCGCGGGGCATGGGACCCAGTCTCAGGTGATTTTGGAGCGTTGCCTTTTATTTATGGGACGCTGATGACTTCGATCCTTGCGCTGATCATGGCTGTTCCGCTGGCGCTTGGAGTTGCGATTTTCCTGACAGAGTTATGCCCTCGTCCGCTGCGCGCACCAATCTCGTTTCTTACCGAGTTGCTGGCAGCGATTCCCAGTGTGGTCTATGGACTCTGGGCTGTTTTTGTCCTGGTACCATTGATGCGCGATTCGCTCGGGCCATTTCTGGTGAAGATCTTTGGCTGGACAGGGCTTTTCGAAGGACCGAACTTCGGCGTCGGCCTACTGACGGCAAGCATCATTCTGGCGATTATGATTTTGCCGATTATCTCATCCTTGACCCGCGACATTATGACAGCGGTCCCGAACAGTCAGCGAGAGGCCGTGCTGGCGCTAGGTGCAACTCGATGGGAAATGATCCGGATTGGCGTTTTGAGGAATTCACGCATCGGGATTGTCGGTGCGGTTATGCTTGGGCTTGGCCGAGCGCTAGGTGAAACCATGGCCGTAACAATGGTGATTGGGAATCATCCCGATATTGCCAAGAGCCTCTTTTCCCCTGGATATACGCTGGCGAGCGTGATCGCTAATGAGTTTGCAGAGGCCACAGGCGATCTTTACTACAGCGCGCTGATTGAGATTGGTCTGGCGCTCTTCCTAGTCACCATCGTCGTGAACGCAGTTGCCCGGTTGATGGTGTGGGCAGTAACGCGTGGCGCCCCGGCGAGGGCTTCATAA
- a CDS encoding DUF1223 domain-containing protein, with product MNPYRFASALLLLIPFSLTAQTKTSDSRTPVLVELFTSEGCSSCPSADKLLAALQSQQPVAGAHIIVLEEHVDYWDQQGWHDRFSSPQFTERQKVYAFRLKVDDPYTPEMIVDGVTQFSGNDPAKAVSAITQAAQSPKIDLVLSKPSIEGKRISSSVSVASEASTLPKGDLYAALVTPSASTQVKSGENGGKHLDHVSVTRTLQHIGKLQDLGHAPIAFKLSAPPDDDPAHMQLIIFAQLPGQGAVRGLVQINAVPAS from the coding sequence TTGAATCCTTATCGCTTTGCCTCCGCTCTCTTGCTTCTGATTCCCTTCTCCCTGACTGCGCAAACGAAAACGTCCGACTCTCGCACCCCAGTCCTCGTCGAGCTATTCACCTCCGAAGGCTGCTCTAGCTGCCCCTCCGCCGATAAACTCCTTGCCGCTCTTCAGAGCCAGCAACCTGTCGCCGGCGCCCACATTATTGTTCTTGAAGAGCACGTCGACTACTGGGACCAGCAAGGCTGGCACGATCGATTCTCTTCTCCGCAGTTCACAGAGCGACAAAAGGTCTACGCCTTTCGCCTCAAAGTCGACGACCCCTATACCCCTGAGATGATCGTTGATGGCGTAACCCAGTTTTCGGGAAATGATCCGGCAAAGGCCGTCTCCGCCATCACTCAGGCGGCACAGTCTCCCAAGATCGATCTCGTTCTGTCGAAACCCAGTATCGAAGGAAAACGCATTTCCAGTTCTGTCTCGGTTGCCTCAGAAGCATCGACGCTTCCAAAAGGCGATCTCTACGCTGCTCTGGTCACCCCATCTGCATCCACACAGGTCAAATCGGGCGAAAATGGCGGCAAGCATCTCGATCACGTCAGCGTCACCCGCACGCTGCAGCACATTGGCAAGCTGCAGGATCTCGGCCATGCCCCCATCGCCTTCAAGCTCAGCGCCCCACCCGATGACGACCCCGCGCACATGCAGCTGATCATCTTTGCCCAGCTTCCAGGCCAGGGAGCAGTTCGTGGCCTGGTCCAGATAAACGCCGTGCCCGCATCTTAA
- a CDS encoding threonine aldolase family protein: MIDLRSDTVTKPTAAMRQAMAAAEVGDDVYGEDPTVNRLEREAAMIFGREAAIFVPTGTMGNQIAIRLHTEHGQEVICESRSHVLDWEMAMMAAFSGCQARTVMGDRGILTWEKIRRAIGPKIYYRQPTGLICLENTHNMAGGTVTPLEVMKNIWQGAKEVGLPVHLDGARIFNAATALRVSVAELTAGFDTVMFCLSKGLGAPVGSMLVGSTKAIERGRGFRKALGGGMRQAGVLAAAGLIALLEISKRLAEDHANARLLAEAVANEASAEIDLDCVQTNIVIFQLRGEGDAAAFCSALRQKEVLASAIGPHSIRFVTHYDVSREDCNEAAGVIAEQLRRV; the protein is encoded by the coding sequence ATGATCGATCTGCGCAGTGACACTGTTACCAAACCTACGGCGGCGATGCGGCAAGCGATGGCAGCGGCAGAGGTCGGTGACGACGTGTATGGCGAAGACCCGACGGTGAACCGGCTGGAGAGAGAAGCCGCGATGATTTTTGGGCGGGAGGCAGCAATTTTTGTTCCTACAGGAACGATGGGCAATCAGATTGCGATTCGCCTGCATACGGAGCATGGGCAGGAGGTGATCTGCGAATCGCGCTCGCATGTACTGGATTGGGAGATGGCGATGATGGCGGCGTTCTCTGGCTGCCAGGCGCGCACGGTGATGGGAGATCGCGGAATTCTGACCTGGGAGAAGATTCGCAGGGCGATTGGGCCGAAGATCTATTATCGGCAACCTACAGGATTGATCTGCTTGGAGAATACGCACAATATGGCAGGCGGAACGGTGACTCCGCTGGAGGTGATGAAGAATATCTGGCAGGGCGCGAAGGAAGTGGGGTTGCCGGTGCATCTGGACGGTGCGCGCATCTTCAACGCTGCGACTGCACTTCGGGTGAGCGTTGCCGAACTGACAGCAGGATTCGATACGGTGATGTTCTGCCTGTCGAAGGGCCTGGGAGCTCCGGTGGGTTCGATGCTGGTGGGTTCTACCAAGGCCATTGAGCGGGGGAGAGGATTCCGCAAGGCGCTGGGTGGTGGAATGCGACAGGCAGGCGTATTGGCTGCCGCCGGATTGATCGCATTGCTGGAGATATCGAAGCGGCTTGCGGAGGACCATGCAAATGCACGGCTGTTGGCAGAGGCCGTGGCAAATGAGGCGAGTGCAGAGATCGATCTGGATTGTGTCCAAACGAATATTGTGATCTTTCAGTTACGAGGAGAGGGTGATGCAGCGGCCTTTTGTTCCGCTCTGAGGCAGAAAGAAGTTCTAGCAAGTGCGATTGGGCCCCATAGCATTCGGTTTGTCACGCATTACGATGTGAGCCGTGAAGATTGCAACGAGGCTGCAGGAGTGATTGCGGAGCAGTTGCGAAGAGTCTAG
- a CDS encoding response regulator, whose product MIQNSHLILCVDDEFVGLKVRKLLLERAGYRVLAATDGLSGLQLFENERVEAVILDYSMPGMHGGEVAARMRQLKPQIPILLLSAYVGLPNEVTSLVDLYMTKGEGAPVLLQKLESLLQPVSTSS is encoded by the coding sequence ATGATACAAAACTCCCATCTCATTCTCTGTGTCGATGATGAGTTTGTCGGGCTTAAGGTGCGAAAACTCCTGCTCGAGCGCGCTGGATATCGCGTTCTGGCAGCAACAGATGGTCTCAGCGGCCTTCAGCTCTTCGAAAATGAACGAGTCGAAGCCGTCATTCTCGACTATTCCATGCCTGGAATGCATGGCGGTGAGGTTGCGGCCCGTATGCGACAGCTAAAACCTCAAATTCCCATCCTTCTTCTTTCGGCTTATGTCGGACTCCCCAACGAAGTCACATCTCTCGTCGATCTTTACATGACCAAAGGAGAAGGCGCTCCCGTTCTCCTGCAAAAGCTGGAGAGTCTGCTTCAACCTGTAAGTACGTCATCCTGA
- the pstA gene encoding phosphate ABC transporter permease PstA: protein MSTRSMIPASLEEPRKPSRANILRRYAADHMVTGLAILATVIVLAPLAAILFYLVYKGASSLNLAFFTRIPAPVGENGGGMANAIAGSGIILALASLMGIPIGIAAGVYLAEYGRGSVLGNLVRFTADVLNGVPSIVMGIAVYSLVVRPHPPYSAFAGGVALAIMMIPTVTRTTEEMLATVPYAIREAALGLGVPKWRTVLSVSLRTASPGIITGCMLAFARVAGETAPLLFTAFGNQFWSFRLDQPIAALPLQIYVYAISPYDEWHRLAWAGALVLIALIMVSVTLVRVFANRGVLKGGS from the coding sequence ATGAGCACTCGATCGATGATTCCGGCATCGCTGGAAGAGCCACGCAAGCCTTCGCGAGCGAATATTCTTCGACGCTATGCGGCCGATCATATGGTCACGGGGCTGGCGATCCTGGCGACGGTGATCGTGCTGGCGCCTCTTGCAGCAATCCTTTTTTACTTGGTCTATAAAGGCGCCTCTTCGCTGAATCTTGCGTTCTTTACACGCATTCCTGCTCCTGTAGGAGAAAACGGCGGAGGTATGGCCAATGCGATTGCGGGTTCAGGAATCATTCTTGCGCTGGCCAGCCTGATGGGGATTCCGATCGGGATCGCTGCCGGCGTTTATCTGGCCGAATACGGGCGGGGCAGTGTTCTTGGAAATCTAGTTCGCTTTACAGCCGATGTTCTCAACGGCGTTCCATCGATCGTGATGGGAATTGCTGTGTACTCGCTGGTTGTGAGACCGCATCCGCCTTATTCCGCTTTTGCAGGCGGTGTTGCCTTGGCGATCATGATGATCCCGACAGTCACCCGTACGACAGAAGAGATGCTGGCTACCGTACCCTATGCGATTCGTGAAGCTGCGCTAGGGCTCGGCGTGCCGAAGTGGCGAACTGTGCTTTCGGTAAGTCTGCGGACGGCATCCCCTGGCATTATTACTGGCTGTATGCTGGCGTTTGCACGTGTAGCGGGTGAAACAGCTCCGCTTCTTTTCACTGCGTTTGGAAACCAGTTCTGGAGCTTCCGGCTGGATCAGCCAATCGCTGCTCTGCCGTTGCAGATTTATGTTTATGCCATCTCTCCGTATGACGAGTGGCACCGATTGGCATGGGCTGGGGCCCTGGTTCTGATCGCTCTTATTATGGTTTCAGTGACGCTGGTGCGAGTTTTTGCGAATCGCGGCGTGCTGAAGGGAGGAAGTTAG
- the hemW gene encoding radical SAM family heme chaperone HemW: MVSPLGIYVSVPFCKAKCSFCNFASDAFGPERMDGYVDRLCREIAETRLSVARMDARLERTVDSVYFGGGTPSLLSAEQFRTIFTTLRDEFEIRSEAEITLECAPGQLSEETLEELLGQGVNRVSLGVQSFVDREARAVGRLHTRVMCEEEIARLRRAGIRDVGIDLIAGLPHQTEGSWRESLERAIASGVEHVSVYMLEVDEDSRLGREALKGGERYGAENLPSEDESAALYEVACEALDVGGVRQYEISNFAREGHTSRHNVKYWKRLPYIGFGLDAHSMLRAGEGAVRFQNVDDLDVYMGDPSELKVLPQKNAKPDPEFVSREAAFEESLFLGLRLVEGVCFDDLQREFGVELVAAVMPGVEESREAGLLDVSEGRIFLTARGRMASNEVFCRLLISATA, from the coding sequence GTGGTTAGTCCACTTGGCATCTATGTTTCGGTTCCGTTCTGTAAGGCGAAGTGCAGTTTCTGCAACTTTGCCTCGGATGCTTTTGGGCCCGAGAGAATGGATGGCTACGTGGATCGGCTATGCAGGGAGATTGCAGAGACACGGCTTAGTGTGGCACGGATGGACGCGAGGTTGGAACGGACGGTCGATTCTGTGTACTTCGGGGGTGGAACTCCGAGCCTGCTTTCTGCAGAACAGTTTCGAACGATCTTCACGACATTGCGAGACGAGTTTGAGATCAGATCTGAGGCGGAGATAACGCTGGAGTGCGCTCCGGGCCAGCTTTCGGAAGAGACCTTGGAAGAGTTGCTGGGGCAGGGCGTGAACCGCGTGAGCCTGGGGGTGCAGTCGTTTGTCGACCGAGAGGCAAGGGCTGTGGGAAGGCTGCACACGCGAGTGATGTGCGAGGAGGAGATTGCTCGGTTGCGCAGGGCTGGCATCCGCGATGTTGGTATTGACTTGATTGCTGGGCTTCCGCATCAGACGGAAGGGAGTTGGAGAGAGTCGCTGGAACGGGCGATTGCAAGCGGTGTGGAGCATGTGAGTGTGTACATGCTGGAGGTGGATGAGGACTCGCGGTTGGGGCGCGAGGCACTAAAAGGAGGCGAACGATATGGTGCGGAGAATCTTCCTTCGGAGGATGAGAGTGCTGCTCTCTACGAGGTAGCCTGCGAAGCATTGGATGTAGGTGGGGTAAGACAGTATGAGATCTCGAACTTTGCGCGCGAGGGCCATACTTCACGACACAACGTTAAGTACTGGAAGAGGCTGCCATATATAGGGTTCGGACTGGATGCGCATTCAATGCTTCGTGCGGGTGAAGGTGCGGTGAGGTTTCAGAATGTGGACGATCTCGATGTGTATATGGGGGACCCGTCTGAGCTGAAAGTGCTCCCGCAGAAGAATGCGAAGCCGGATCCGGAATTCGTGAGCAGGGAAGCAGCGTTTGAGGAGTCGTTGTTTTTAGGGCTCAGACTGGTTGAAGGTGTCTGCTTTGATGACCTGCAAAGAGAGTTTGGTGTTGAGCTTGTTGCAGCTGTGATGCCGGGTGTGGAGGAGTCGCGCGAAGCAGGGCTTTTGGACGTGAGCGAAGGGCGCATCTTTTTGACAGCGCGTGGACGCATGGCTTCGAACGAGGTCTTCTGCAGGTTGTTGATTTCAGCTACGGCGTAG
- a CDS encoding sensor histidine kinase, producing MGRRLSLSVFLWVLVALAIIAAMGAAGWRLKAAAVLGLGVVVAIATARLIKRPLTTLERMVDGIGRGPVDPGAVPFSDFDVLALTISQASTRVERSLAGIAESRRELEAMIDSMQDAVVAVDPAGRIQWTNQRMQRLIPGAAFSSAVRVGHALVQTIRDPEVLECVRVALEERSLSERRSTTLFPGRIFEISASPMPGGGAVAVLHDITRIEQVERTQREFVANVSHELRTPLTSITGYVETLLDHEEGLSTLAREFLTTIHKNATRMNRLTEDLLAMARVESSEQELHPSRVPADSLIRDAVEAMSGMVQDEEAVLEIGETTNCDVIADQDSIVQVLSNLIENAIKYGKSRVEERSRVIVSAHAGPEMVEFRVKDFGQGIASEHLSRIFERFYRVDKARSRESGGTGLGLAIARHVVQTQGGTIWAESELNAGSAFLFTLPRAESDAI from the coding sequence GTGGGGCGTCGCCTGAGTCTCTCTGTCTTTCTATGGGTCCTTGTCGCACTGGCGATTATTGCTGCAATGGGTGCTGCCGGGTGGCGGCTGAAGGCAGCAGCGGTGCTTGGACTGGGTGTGGTGGTTGCGATTGCAACGGCTCGTTTGATAAAGCGCCCGTTAACGACACTTGAGCGGATGGTGGATGGGATCGGAAGAGGGCCAGTCGATCCCGGAGCGGTGCCATTCAGTGATTTTGATGTGCTGGCGCTGACGATCTCGCAGGCTTCAACACGAGTTGAGCGTTCCCTTGCAGGGATTGCGGAGAGTCGCCGCGAGTTGGAGGCCATGATCGACAGCATGCAGGACGCTGTTGTTGCGGTGGACCCTGCAGGACGCATTCAATGGACCAATCAACGGATGCAGAGGTTGATCCCGGGAGCTGCGTTTTCGAGCGCGGTGCGAGTTGGACATGCACTGGTGCAGACGATTCGCGACCCGGAGGTTCTGGAATGTGTGCGGGTTGCCCTGGAAGAGCGCTCGTTGAGTGAGCGACGTTCAACCACCTTATTTCCGGGGCGAATCTTTGAGATCTCCGCTTCTCCCATGCCGGGAGGAGGAGCGGTGGCTGTGCTGCACGATATTACCCGGATCGAACAGGTGGAGCGGACGCAGCGAGAGTTTGTTGCGAACGTCAGCCATGAGCTTCGGACCCCTCTGACCTCGATCACAGGATACGTGGAGACGTTGTTGGACCACGAAGAGGGTCTCAGCACACTGGCGCGGGAGTTTTTAACGACGATCCACAAGAATGCGACGCGTATGAATCGGCTGACGGAAGACCTGCTGGCGATGGCCCGGGTAGAGTCATCGGAGCAGGAATTGCATCCGTCACGGGTTCCAGCCGATAGTCTGATTCGCGATGCTGTGGAAGCCATGAGCGGAATGGTGCAGGATGAAGAGGCCGTGCTGGAGATTGGGGAGACGACGAATTGCGATGTGATTGCAGACCAGGACTCCATCGTCCAGGTATTGAGCAACTTGATTGAAAATGCGATTAAATATGGAAAATCGCGGGTGGAAGAGCGAAGCCGGGTGATCGTGAGCGCCCATGCTGGGCCGGAGATGGTGGAGTTTCGGGTAAAAGATTTTGGACAGGGGATCGCTTCCGAACATCTGAGCCGCATCTTTGAGCGGTTTTACCGGGTAGACAAAGCCCGGTCCAGAGAGTCCGGTGGGACAGGGCTGGGACTGGCGATCGCGCGTCACGTGGTTCAAACGCAAGGGGGCACGATTTGGGCCGAAAGTGAGCTGAATGCCGGAAGTGCGTTCCTTTTCACACTGCCCAGAGCCGAAAGTGACGCTATCTAG
- a CDS encoding ATP-binding protein, whose product MNLAQFNRILRQTFLLPVIALLIAAGAIYLQVRGANETVRLIQEADTRIAQTAQVAKLIVDQESGLRGYQATGDGRFLVDFRAAEQHIQPELDTLANVSGLDDVQRRNIEDLRNEYQNWHDAFALPIMATVRAGGQANDVNLNLYGKSLMDQVRQDLITITQHAEDRRSVRIQEWHRQVRNLIEALIVVALGMGILIGLFMRSRLHAVSSAYRTSLEVLGRRAEEIFQSEQQLRTTLASIGDGVITCNASGRIQMMNPVASELTGWDQAEATGRSLEDVFCVVNENTGEPIETPVAKVMRLRTVVGLANHTALVRKDGTRILIADSGAPIRDQNGEIAGIVLVFRDITLERRTQETLLANEKLAVAGRLAATIAHEIHNPLDAVSNLLYLMRMGVTEEESRQFISMAESELARVTQISRAMLGLYRESRAPVPVDLKNILEEILLLMEHRFHELHVTVQTDLPDSVVVDAFPAELRQVFTNLIANAAEASSPGGKITISASSIAGNSAAPAGARIIIADNGPGIPDEIRSQLFQPFFTTKGQHGTGLGLWVSRGITNKHGGAIEIVSDTNPSSHGTVVTVSLAEKPAIATGTTAEAI is encoded by the coding sequence GTGAATCTAGCCCAGTTCAACCGTATTCTGCGCCAGACCTTTCTGCTTCCGGTCATCGCGCTGCTCATCGCTGCCGGGGCAATCTACTTGCAGGTGCGCGGTGCAAACGAGACGGTCCGACTCATTCAGGAAGCCGACACCCGCATCGCCCAGACAGCCCAGGTCGCAAAGCTTATCGTGGACCAGGAGTCGGGCCTGCGTGGTTATCAGGCTACTGGAGATGGTCGTTTCCTTGTGGACTTCCGAGCCGCCGAACAACACATCCAACCCGAATTGGACACGCTCGCCAACGTGTCGGGCTTAGATGATGTGCAGAGGCGCAATATCGAAGACCTCCGAAACGAATACCAGAATTGGCACGATGCATTCGCACTGCCTATCATGGCAACCGTCCGGGCAGGAGGACAGGCTAATGACGTAAACCTGAATCTTTATGGGAAATCACTGATGGATCAGGTCCGTCAGGATCTCATCACAATCACTCAACACGCAGAGGACCGGCGCTCTGTACGAATTCAGGAGTGGCATCGGCAGGTCCGCAACCTAATCGAAGCTCTGATCGTAGTTGCCTTAGGCATGGGTATTCTGATCGGCCTGTTCATGCGCAGTCGGCTTCATGCCGTCTCCTCTGCCTACCGCACTTCGCTCGAAGTCCTCGGTCGCCGAGCCGAAGAGATCTTCCAGTCCGAACAGCAACTTCGCACGACACTTGCCTCGATCGGCGATGGAGTCATCACCTGCAACGCATCCGGCCGCATCCAGATGATGAATCCGGTTGCCTCCGAGCTCACCGGATGGGACCAGGCCGAGGCAACGGGACGCTCCCTGGAAGATGTCTTTTGCGTTGTCAACGAAAACACGGGCGAGCCGATCGAAACGCCAGTGGCCAAAGTCATGCGTCTTCGGACCGTCGTCGGGCTGGCAAACCATACAGCGCTCGTTCGCAAAGATGGCACTCGTATTCTGATCGCCGATAGCGGAGCCCCCATCCGAGATCAGAACGGGGAGATCGCGGGTATTGTCCTGGTCTTCCGCGACATCACACTCGAGCGCCGCACCCAGGAGACTCTTCTCGCAAACGAGAAACTTGCTGTTGCTGGAAGATTAGCCGCCACCATAGCCCACGAGATTCACAATCCTCTCGATGCCGTCTCTAATCTGCTTTATCTCATGCGAATGGGCGTCACCGAAGAGGAGTCGCGACAGTTCATCAGCATGGCAGAAAGCGAACTGGCGCGTGTCACTCAAATCAGTCGCGCCATGCTTGGGCTTTATCGCGAATCCCGTGCCCCCGTTCCCGTCGACCTCAAAAATATCCTCGAGGAGATCCTGCTACTGATGGAGCATCGCTTCCACGAACTCCATGTCACTGTCCAGACCGATCTTCCCGACTCCGTCGTCGTCGATGCATTTCCTGCAGAACTGCGCCAGGTCTTCACCAACCTCATCGCCAATGCTGCAGAAGCCTCAAGCCCCGGAGGAAAGATCACTATCAGCGCCTCCTCCATCGCCGGAAATAGCGCTGCTCCCGCTGGGGCGCGTATCATCATCGCCGACAATGGGCCCGGTATTCCTGATGAGATCCGCTCTCAGCTCTTTCAGCCCTTCTTCACCACTAAAGGCCAGCACGGAACAGGGCTCGGGCTCTGGGTCAGTCGCGGAATCACGAATAAGCACGGTGGCGCCATCGAGATCGTCAGCGATACCAACCCCTCCTCACACGGCACCGTCGTCACCGTCTCTCTGGCCGAAAAGCCTGCCATAGCCACCGGGACCACAGCCGAGGCCATCTAG
- a CDS encoding winged helix-turn-helix domain-containing protein, with translation MNQTIFLLEDDTDISRLVQYHLEGAGFTVRPYIAVGQIFSDASRQPPALFLLDIMVPGGDGLDLCRRLRQDPALSIVPIIFLTARAAENDRVHGLELGADDYITKPFGTRELIARVKAVLRRFERPSGPSLVKFENIEIDAGAMQLRVNGDLVTTTATEFRLLDYLARHPGRVFSRDHLLDAVWGDARFVTPRSVDVYVRRIREKIEADPELPRYLKTMRGAGYRFEIPKAVPVPA, from the coding sequence TTGAATCAGACGATTTTTCTGTTGGAAGACGATACGGATATCTCCCGGCTAGTGCAATATCATCTGGAAGGCGCTGGGTTTACTGTTCGTCCTTACATCGCTGTGGGACAGATTTTTTCGGATGCAAGTCGACAACCACCCGCGTTGTTTCTGCTGGACATTATGGTTCCGGGAGGCGACGGACTCGACCTGTGCCGCAGATTGCGTCAGGACCCGGCGCTGAGCATCGTTCCGATCATCTTTCTGACAGCACGCGCTGCAGAAAATGACCGCGTGCATGGGCTCGAACTGGGGGCTGACGACTACATCACCAAGCCATTCGGGACGCGGGAGCTAATTGCACGGGTGAAGGCTGTGTTGCGCCGCTTTGAGCGCCCTAGCGGTCCTTCTCTGGTGAAGTTTGAAAATATTGAAATCGATGCAGGAGCGATGCAGCTGCGAGTCAATGGCGATCTGGTGACGACAACGGCAACCGAGTTTCGTTTGCTGGACTATCTTGCACGGCATCCGGGGCGTGTGTTCAGCCGCGATCATCTTCTCGATGCGGTCTGGGGAGATGCGCGGTTTGTCACTCCTCGTTCTGTGGATGTTTATGTGCGCCGCATTCGCGAAAAGATCGAAGCTGATCCTGAGTTGCCGCGTTATCTGAAGACGATGCGAGGAGCCGGATACCGCTTTGAGATTCCAAAGGCTGTTCCGGTTCCGGCCTGA